One window of the Notolabrus celidotus isolate fNotCel1 chromosome 23, fNotCel1.pri, whole genome shotgun sequence genome contains the following:
- the LOC117807534 gene encoding serine protease 27-like: MVLGGIRCDSEPSGCGRVIEGHNYQESWPWHAVITHEDGSQCSGSLINPGIVLTSYDCGSEAVKNITLGHVNMSDPSSDFQESRTVFLNYCNDNLTLITGVPDILPCLLYLSQAVNVTDSVYPICLATADITLRTGMESWVPSGSPSGGIEEVQVIGNNKCSIPGLKENEICAGPIQSTGSDELLGACQDGSGAALVTLINSTWTQIGIVKSGQSCPRHKNITSYVRVSSLFRNDIATTTTNSDFMFQINDTSPDCAYPQYCDSVFDSGVSMMTSSPFILLCVLALSLYSTYW, encoded by the exons GGTGTGACTCAGAACCGTCAG GCTGTGGCAGAGTGATTGAAGGGCACAATTATCAAGAATCTTGGCCTTGGCACGCCGTTATTACCCATGAGGACGGCAGCCAGTGCTCAGGGTCCCTAATTAACCCTGGCATAGTGCTGACAAGTTACGACTGTGGATCTGA agCGGTTAAAAACATAACTCTGGGACACGTGAACATGTCAGATCCTTCCAGCGACTTCCAGGAATCAAGGACTGTCTTCCTCAACTATTGCAATGACAATTTGACACTTATCACTGGTGTTCCCGACATACTTCCATGTCTTCTGTATCTGTCACAAGCTGTGAATGTTACGGACTCCGTATATCCTATCTGCTTAGCAACAGCCGACATCACTCTCCGCACCGGGATGGAAAGCTGGGTCCCTAGCG GTTCCCCTTCTGGAGGCATTGAGGAAGTACAGGTAATTGGAAACAATAAGTGCTCAATTCCTGGACTTAAGGAGAATGAGATATGTGCTGGACCAATACAGAGCACTGGATCAGATGAACTACTGGGTGCATGTCAG GATGGTTCAGGGGCGGCACTGGTGACCCTTATCAATTCTACCTGGACCCAGATTGGCATTGTCAAATCTGGTCAAAGCTGCCCCCGACATAAAAACATCACCTCTTACGTCCGTGTCTCTAGTCTTTTTCGCAACGATATAGCTACCACCACCACAAACAGCGACTTCATGTTTCAAATAAATGACACATCCCCCGACTGTGCATACCCACAATATTGTGACAGTGTATTTGATAGTGGTGTTAGCATGATGACCTCTTCCCCCTTCATCTTACTCTGTGTTTTGGCTCTTTCACTCTACTCCACGTATTGgtaa